One segment of Urocitellus parryii isolate mUroPar1 chromosome 5, mUroPar1.hap1, whole genome shotgun sequence DNA contains the following:
- the Pgam1 gene encoding phosphoglycerate mutase 1 — protein MAAYKLVLIRHGESAWNLENRFSGWYDADLSPAGHEEAKRGGQALRDAGYEFDICFTSVQKRAIRTLWTVLDAIDQMWLPVVRTWRLNERHYGGLTGLNKAETAAKHGEAQVKIWRRSYDVPPPPMEPDHPFYSNISKDRRYADLTEDQLPSCESLKDTIARALPFWNEEIVPQIKEGKRVLIAAHGNSLRGIVKHLEGLSEEAIMELNLPTGIPIVYELDKNLKPIKPMQFLGDEETVRKAMEAVAAQGKAKK, from the exons ATGGCTGCCTACAAGCTGGTGCTGATTCGGCACGGTGAGAGCGCCTGGAACCTAGAGAATCGCTTCAGCGGCTGGTACGACGCCGACCTGAGCCCGGCGGGCCACGAGGAGGCGAAGCGCGGCGGGCAGGCTCTGCGAG ATGCTGGCTATGAATTTGACATCTGCTTCACCTCAGTACAGAAAAGAGCAATCCGAACCCTCTGGACAGTGTTGGATGCCATTGACCAGATGTGGCTGCCAGTGGTGAGGACTTGGCGCCTCAATGAACGGCACTATGGGGGTCTGACTGGCCTCAATAAAGCAGAAACTGCTGCCAAGCATGGCGAGGCCCAGGTAAAGATATGGAGGCGCTCCTATGATGTCCCACCACCTCCAATGGAGCCTGATCACCCCTTCTACAGCAATATCAGTAAG GATCGTAGGTATGCAGACCTTACTGAAGATCAGCTGCCTTCCTGTGAGAGTCTGAAGGACACCATTGCCAGAGCTCTGCCCTTCTGGAATGAAGAAATAGTCCCCCAGATAAAGGAGGGGAAACGGGTTCTGATTGCAGCCCATGGCAACAGCCTTAGGGGCATTGTCAAGCATCTGGAGG GTCTCTCTGAAGAGGCCATCATGGAGCTGAACCTGCCAACTGGTATTCCCATTGTCTACGAATTGGACAAGAACTTGAAGCCCATCAAGCCCATGCAGTTCCTGGGGGATGAAGAGACCGTTCGTAAAGCGATGGAAGCCGTGGCTGCACAGGGCAAGGCAAAGAAATAA
- the Exosc1 gene encoding exosome complex component CSL4, which yields MRNRLRLHPGFTTVAVMAPPVRYCIPGERLCNLEEGSPGSGTYTRHGYIFSSLAGCLTKSSENGALPVVSVMRETESQLLPDVGTIVTCKVSSINSRFAKVHILYVGSTPLKNSFRGTIRKEDVRATEKDKVEIYKSFRPGDIVLAKVISLGDAQSNYLLTTAENELGVVVAHSESGVQMVPISWCEMQCPKTHTKEFRKVARVQPEFLQT from the exons ATGAGAAATCGGCTCCGTTTACATCCGGGCTTTACAACAGTGGCAGTCATGGCGCCACCCGTGAGATATTGCATCCCTG GCGAACGTCTGTGCAATTTGGAGGAGGGCAGCCCTGGCAGCGGCACCTATACCCGGCACGGCTACATCTTTTCGTCGCTTGCGGGCTGCCTGACGAAGAGCAGCGAGAACGGCGCG CTTCCTGTGGTGTCTGTGATGAGAGAAACAGAGTCCCAATTACTTCCAGATGTGGGAACTATTGTAACCTGTAAG GTCTCTAGCATCAATTCACGCTTTGCCAAAGTACACATCCTATATGTGGGGTCCACACCACTTAAGAACTCCTTTCGAGGAACTATCAG aaaGGAAGATGTCCGAGCAACTGAAAAAGACAAG GTTGAAATTTATAAGAGTTTCCGCCCAGGTGACATTGTTTTGGCCAAAGTG ATCTCTTTAGGTGATGCACAGTCCAACTACCTGCTGACCACTGCCGAAAatgagctgggagtggtggtggcCCACAGTGAATCAG GTGTCCAGATGGTTCCCATCAGTTGGTGTGAGATGCAGTGTCCTAAGACCCACACTAAAGAATTCCGGAAAGTGGCTAGAGTTCAGCCTGAATTTTTGCAGACCTAA